From Vitis vinifera cultivar Pinot Noir 40024 chromosome 14, ASM3070453v1, a single genomic window includes:
- the LOC104881576 gene encoding protein FAR1-RELATED SEQUENCE 5-like: protein MRGVGIGTSQIMDYMVQQSGGYNNVGFTKKDLYNHVDADRRVHLRDGDAEGALAYLCGKSEMDPSFYYKYNVDEDNHLANLFWADSTSKLDYSCFGDVLAFDTTYRTNAYKKPLVILVGINHHHQTIVFGSALLVDESVSTYTWVLETFLDAMNNKKPLSVITDGDKAMRKAIKRIFLDSCHRLCAWHIQRNAFTNVHVKDFTNHFSKCMFMEGTVEEFECAWNDMLEMFNLHGHKWVTDIYAKCSRWAEAYLRGHFFAGMKSTQRCESMNAYLNRFLKTRLKLFEFVKHFDRALSRIRHNEAKAKFETHHSSAVLTTKLYALEKYAGTVFTRQSFLKFRDEMKNAELFFSVSTENHGGYRVHTLTKFRSPDKIWKLVFHVPT, encoded by the exons ATGCGAGGTGTTGGCATAGGAACTAGCCAAATTATGGATTACATGGTGCAACAATCAGGTGGATATAACAATGTTGGCTTCACAAAAAAAGATCTATATAACCATGTTGATGCTGATCGTAGAGTTCATCTAAGAGATGGTGATGCAGAGGGTGCTTTGGCTTATTTGTGTGGAAAGTCTGAAATGGATCCATCATTTTATTACAAGTACAATGTTGATGAAGACAACCATCTAGCAAACCTGTTTTGGGCAGATTCTACTAGTAAATTGGATTACAGTTGTTTTGGAGATGTATTAGCATTTGATACAACTTATCGGACTAATGCTTATAAAAAACCGTTGGTCATATTAGTTGGCATTAACCATCACCATCAAACTATAGTGTTTGGATCTGCATTATTGGTAGATGAGAGTGTTAGCACTTATACTTGGGTCTTGGAGACTTTTTTGGACGCAATGAATAACAAAAAGCCTCTTTCTGTTATTACTGATGGGGATAAAGCAATGCGTAAAGCCATCAAGAGGATATTTCTAGACTCTTGTCATCGATTATGTGCTTGGCATATTCAACGCAATGCATTCACTAATGTCCATGTCAAAGATTTtactaatcatttttctaagtGCATGTTCATGGAAGGCAccgttgaagaatttgaatgtGCATGGAATGACATGTTGGAAATGTTTAATCTTCATGGACATAAGTGGGTGACAGATATATATGCTAAGTGTTCTAGATGGGCAGAGGCTTATTTAAGGGGGCATTTCTTTGCTGGTATGAAAAGCACACAAAGGTGTGAGAGCATGAATGCATACTTGAATCGTTTCCTTAAAACTCGTTTGAAGCTGTTTGAGTTTGTCAAGCATTTTGATAGAGCACTCTCACGTATTCGTCATAATGAGGCAAAGGCAAAGTTTGAGACACACCATTCTTCAGCTGTTCTAACAACCAAACTCTATGCACTTGAGAAATATGCAGGGACTGTTTTCACAAGGCaatcttttctaaaatttaggGATGAGATGAAGAATGCAGAATTGTTTTTCTCTGTCAGTACAGAAAATCATGGAGGTTATCGTGTCCATACATTGACCAAGTTTAGAAGCCCTGACAAGATTTGGAAA TTGGTTTTCCATGTCCCCACATGA